The following nucleotide sequence is from Diospyros lotus cultivar Yz01 chromosome 3, ASM1463336v1, whole genome shotgun sequence.
CGCCTGGCTTCCACAAGATATTGAAGATCATTGAGGAACGATATAATTCAATGAGATATGCTGCAACTATTGTTGTAAGCAGGTATTTTAATCTGTAAACCTTAAACTATGCCTCTAACATACAATCCCAACTAATGTTGCTGGACCTTTGTGCGGATATATATTCTTACCCAGAGGATCTCAGCATATTAATGGTTTTCTACAtgcacaaaattaatttcattccaTTTTACTATGCAGTCCAACACTTAAAGGCATGTCATTTGTCTCCTTCTTTTATGAGTTGGGAATGTCTGGCATCAGCGATGTCTTATTTGTAAGTTGCCCATTAACTTGAGAAGCTAAATTCAAATATCTATATCAGGATAATCATATTGTTCCACTGATCTGAATTCCTTTGTGAAGCTTCGAAGTCTAAATCCTGATATCTATATCAGGGTAATCATTATTGTTCAATTAATCTGAAAGTCCTTGTGAAGTTTCAATGTATCCCTTCAGCACATGCCAGAATAACAGGAATATTATATTGTTTTCCAGGGAAGCACCATATGCCATCGACCCTAAAACTAGAGACTGACTGGTTGCAACTTTGTGATGCGTTATTCCCAatctatttttctatttctaccctttgaaaagaaaatgatttgtACTTGGCATGTGTATTAATGTTgatgataattttatttgaaaagggagagaagaaattgaaaattttcttcaaaatctttcTACTCCAAATTGTGTTGGGGAAAATTATTTGAATGCCTGCAAAAAGTAGATTGTCATTATTCCTCTTATTTGTTGATAACGATCAACTCCCAgctaaaaagataaataaatgctCAATGAATTCTtgccttttttatttattattctaataattttttacttcttttgtgTTCCCCCTGTCCCAGGGAAGAAGGGGCAGGGGTGGGGGTGGGAAATGTTCTGATAATTTAAAGTTTTGAATGCTTTTGAAACTTAAGTTTCATGCAACTCTTCATATGTTTCCTGCTACCTCTGTAGTACTATCTGAAGTCAGCCTTTggtttcaacaaaaatcaattttcagaACTTCTGATGATGGTGGGAATAGGCTCAATTTTTTCTCAGGTATTCTTTCCAGTGTTTGATTCATTTCTTTTGTCTACTCAAGATAAAAGGCTTGATTGCACCTTGATGCAAAGAATCGTAAAGTTGTTTCATAATGAGATCATTATTGAGCAAGAAGGCACTGCCTTAATAAATTACCCTGTATCTCTATCATGTTTAATAATCTGCTCATTCACCAGAATTCTCACGCATTTCTTCCTTGTTTTAATATTCTGCTCTTACACTTCTTTTCCTCTTACTTCATTTATAGTCTCCCAGATCCTTGAGCTTGATAGACATGCATTGGCCAGTGGAGTAAACTCTACATGATGCACACACATATTTTCTAATACTGTTCCAAGGATTTTCATTTTAGCTAAACCTCGCTTATCATCAACCAAGCTATGGATTTCTGACTGAATCAAACTTGTGTAATCAATCATTTACGGAACATTCTTGAGGTCTAGAATTTTTCCAATTACCTTGTCTTTTATGTCATGCATACTTAAAGATGGTCGTGCTTCCTCTCATCAATCCGTTGGTTGGGGAGAAAGTGATACTGTCCGCTGCTTTGCTCGCATCAATAGTTTATGTAAGTTTTCCTCTACTGGCTTGATTTAATCCCTTAGCTCTGTACTTGCTAGTACTGGGAAGTACGTTATTGAAATGATTTTGTCTGATGAAAGTAttgttcttttcctttaaagCACAGGCATTGCTTGACGGCTTGTCATGGGCTTCTTGGGTAATGCCTTCTCTACTTAATGAGTGTTATGAACTATCTCAAGATAAAGATCATGGGAACAAACATATTTTGCGCTTTTTGTTCTCCTCACATACTGCAAATAAAAGAGGTTTTCAGTTAAAGCTTCAAATCTATTGGTTGGAGGTTCTTTATATGTTAAAACTACTTTTTGTTTACATATACTGAAATTGGTGTTTTAGCAtatgaaaatgctaatttttttttcaatctacaTACCACtcaatatcttttttattttttctggtaAGTACATGCCACTTGATATCAAACGTTCTTCCTTGCATTGTTAGTCAAATTAGCCACACCCCCTTTTCAGAAGAAATCTCATCTTCTTTCAACCACCAAGCCTCCTCCCCCAGGAGAAGAGTACCATGTATACTGATAACAGCAAGCAGCATCTTCAAGTACTAGCcaaatccaaaaatattttggattatattagcCACTGTTGTTGACTAGGAATCATTGTGAAAACAGGTTCCATATCTGAGTGCTTCATTTGGAGTTATCTACGTCCTCGTGAAACCTTCTGTAAGTACTCTATTCCCTTTGAATGTCTGTGTCTATGCTGCAATTATTTTGGGGGAAAAGATCTATATTTTTCACCATTGTCAATTTTAATgctccttttttttgttttcctgtTTACTCTCCTGATATGACAGACTTATGCTATTATATCAAAAGCATCAAGCTCAGCTGATCAGGTTAGTGGAGGATTATGCACGGTGTATTTAAATGGATTTAACAGTTTTTAGAACTTTTGAATATGCCAACTGCTTAAACCAAGCTGAGGCATCAGGTGTAAAACTGCCAGATTGTTTTTCCTCAAATTCCAATACAAGCCAAGAAGAAGGGAAACCATAAGTCCCACTTGCTTTCCCGTCTGGAGGATTATGCTCTAGCTGTTCTTTCTTGTTTTGTAAGGGTTTGCGCAATCCTTTTCATCTTCCAGCACTGATTCTAAGTTCCTCAACCTGCATAGGCTCCCATTTTCTGTTTTACTTGTGGGTTCAAAAGAATTCAGTGAACTAGGTAGATTTTCAGTTCTTGTGTCAACAGAAACAAAGAAGTATAAATTCTATTCTTATCCTGCTAAAGTTCATGTTTGAAGTGAAGTGCTGAGTTCAGAGAGAAATCAGAGAACTAAAGTTCTGAAGATATACTTTTTTAGTCAATTGTCTCTTGCTGTATTTTTCAGCTGCAGTCCTGATCGTGCTGAAAATGCGAATCTCCACTTCAGTAAACAAGTTTCCACTTTTCAGCGTTATTTTTTCATCCTTTCAATGCTTTCAAATTCACACAGGGAAAAGCACAAGGATTTATCACTGGCGTGCAATCAATTGCTGATCTGCTATCACCACTTGCAATGAGTCCATTGACTTGTGAGTTAGTTTCTGTGATTTCTGTTCATTAAACAATTGAATCATGTCATTTGATTTTCCTCAACTTTATTTTTGCCCAGCTTGGTTTTTGTCCAGCAATGCACCTTTTCACTGTAAAGGTTTCAGCATTGTCTGTGCATCCTTAGGCATGGTAAAACtgctctctcttttctctctaaatGTATATGTGATTcttttgtctttctctctctctcaatggaTTCCATTCAATGGTTCAGGTAATATCACTATGTTTTGCTTGCATGCTAAAGCTGGAAGCTGTGCCAAACAGTGAATCGACTGGCAATACAGAAAATATTGAAGAACCACTACTTACATGAAAAGGTTCATGGTATGATGgcaatttgttttctcatcaCGGGGATAATTTTGATGTTCTTTTTTGTCAAATGAGTGTGAATGTATATGATTTTCTCCTAGGTCGTTTCTTTTACCTACTTCAATATGAAAAAAGAgaacagaagaagaaatatGCTTTTTTCCAGTAATGAAGGGTGATATGCACTATGGAATATGGCATTGTATGGAAGCCTTAAAATTGTGtgcacacgcatatatatatgtgtgtgtgtatgtgtgcaGATTcatttttcactttctttttctGAATTTGAGGTGAGCAAATGAATGAGATTGGAATTATGTGCagtattttcttctttgtagCTAAGGCCTTCCTTGTTCTGCAACTTCaacaggaaaaaagaaaaagatagcaagatatgttttattgttattatgaGAAATTATCTCTAATTCACGATACCTTTCAGAGTCAGACTGGCTGTGAACCCTAAGCTCAGACCCTAAAGAACACGTAAACCTtacttttaatatttgaattaactacttttattatttatgaacttctttcaaaaaaatttgacccATTAAAAATCGTCTCTAAACCATTCACGTTTATATTATCCAAACtgttgatttaaaataaatagttacatatttttttttggtaaactCATATTTACATATTGTTCAATCCTAGGAGCTCATGGCATGAGGTCTCCATCTTCTGAGTCCAAGGTAACTTCTTTCTTGTCCTACTGAAATAATAGAGAATTGAGGAGTGAGATCACACCTAGGTGAAGGGTAGTCTTCCAATAAATAGTATAAATTACAACATACAAGTTTTACCTAGTAATTGTACAACACACCCAGATAGATTGTTTTCTTCCCTTAGGCTTTGTTTGGGAGATAGTTCATAATGGAATGGAAGGAGAAtagaatgtaaaatattttcttctgaAAAGTGTATCACTATCCACGCTCCATCTGCATCccccttatctctctctctctcttttctcttgtCTCTCTGTTTTCATTCCTCTGTCTGTCAGTTTCTCCATCTTccaatctttttattttatctcgGTCTGATAAGAAGTGACCTTAACCCAAAAAttgagagagcgagagagagagagagattacttAACTAGTTATGTGTCTTATATCCAGCCACCGGAGAAGATTGTTTGGTGTAACCATTAACAGCATTGGAAGAAGACTAAAAAACAGGGGGTTTGTTACTGCAGCTTTGGCTATGGCGAacctccctctcttcttctatGGTTTCCAACCTCTTCTCAGAGCTGATCGGCCTCCTTTCCACCCGAATGATCCGGGGTGGTGCTGCTTCTGCAGCATGCCACATGCCACCGGTAAGCTTTGACAGTTGTCTATCCTCTCCCACTCACTGTGAACCTGCAAGCTAGCTAGTGGcttaattaaaacttttataaaagGAAAACTAAAGCAATGCAATAGCTATATTCTCTCTtttatatcaaatcaaatatattataaatcaatCTTCAGGGGTTGTTCAATCAATCTTCATGGGtttggtaatttttaattatctaagttgaattattgtaattcaattaataattatttttattttctgagtctttttaaaatttatttttaaacatagattttagaaaattaaacactatttttattttttttactaattcagattaatcataaaatattattttaatcataaatttattattaatgttaacctacaatttttaataaatttgataataggaatattttaataaaaaaaaattatcttggtgcttatcatatgtatttaacaaatatatgaaaaaaaaagtataattcttaatagattttaaaaaaattaataaatagtctgataaaaattttagactACTTCTCATCCTTATCTtaatcattccatattttgatCCGAAAATCATTTTAAACTTATCTTAatactttcttattttattcattttaacaaattttatcCAAGTGAATTTGTCATTTTAAtcctatatttatatttactttgGTCTCTTTCTCTTTTGACTCCATTTTTagtctctttttctctttcatctTCCTCAATCCTTCTAGTCGACCTCAAGCAAGGATGATAAAGGCTTCTATGGAAACCTTtgcctctcttttttttttctttatgtgATTTGGAAAGTTTCAACCCATAAGGTGACTTGGTCTTTGCATCGTGATCGTAGAAAATATTCGCTCAAGGTGTCGGTGATGAAGATTAAGGGTGATAActaatttcataaaatctaaaaaatacgccataaaattttcacttatatttatttattctttataaaaaatttatttgtctttggGTCTTTCTAAGACCTTGTCTTTATGAGTGTACGAATGGTTGGTTCAATTACTGTCAACATTCGAAGTAGATCGACTGTGATTCGTAGGCCCACAATGAGAGAATGAGCACAAATGCAAAGAGAAGAAACCAATAATAAATCGCACACATGGAAGTTTTTATGTGGTTCGGTCAGAATGATACCCAGTCCATGACTATTTTCTAATTATTCCGGTAgagtaacaatatattattatcGTTCCCTCTCTATACAATGGTCTTTGACCCCTATTTTTAGTGTagggtgtttataatttttataaaatccaaaataagataatgaTATTATGGAGACAATATGTcattatcaattccataaaattgggAATGGATTCCACATTATTAGGGGTCTGATTGGCCTTAGATAAGATAGGTGAACATCGCCTCCGATTATTCCTCGACCTttttgttatgcgagctgaatagTTTGACCAGCGATCTGAAAGCATcattgggagctcgcttggtcccGCGGTCCGAGCTCGAGTTTTGACGATACGCGACCTTACTCTGACGACCTCGGCCTTGGGCCCATTGAGCTTCAGGAGGTTGGGTCGACCTGCTAGGTCCAATCTAGTCAATAAGAAGTGGTCCAAAAAATACTCATAACAATTATCAAATCAATCGAAATCCACTAACCGATTAAATCGAATCGAAAAGTAAAATTGAACTAAGTCGATCGATTAATTCAAAAAACTGAACTAATCGAAATTAAAAAATCGAACTCAAATTGTATAAACCAAATCGAATcgattaaatataaaaaacacaaaaaaaaattgaaataatagataaaaaaatacacaaaataaaaaaaattattttataaatatcaaaataatatcattttaaactTCGGTCAATTCAAGTAAACGAACTTTATGTTCTCCTCACCTTGTCTTAATTAACACACCATGGATACCATAACTTAGTATTTAATTTATGCCAACCACTAAGCTAACAACTCCAATACACACACACCATTTTAACTATCCATTTCTAGGGTCTATGTTATAAATGAAATTAGTTTGTTTCCTCTAACATGATATAACTAGTGAATAAAGAGTTAGATTGTTTTTATCCCCACGGACGTAGTACGGTTGGTTCTCAGGTAACAGATTGCACATAAAGATACAAGTTCGAGTCATAGTAGCCACAGTGTGAAAGTTTCACCTTCCTATAGGGGTGGCTCCTTGTGGGCACCATGTATTGTGTCTATTACCTAATGCGCTATTGTATACTGTGGTTAATCCTTCCCACTTATATGAGACAATGTGTGAAAAGTCTTAAGATAAGGAATTCCACCTCTGCACCCAAAGAGTTAGATTGTTCTTGTTGAGATAACTTTGCTCGCTTCTTAAATATTCAGCCACTTCACTTCAATGACatatttgttataattacagttttatttattttgatacagtTCTCTAAAATAATCTCAAAACtagttttcaaattatttttaatagtaaaaaataagtacaatagtttcttcttcttttttttttgcttgaattattttaattccaaaaattatggagttatttgttttgatatataaaatagattccgagtctaaaatattttccttaattttcattattagaTCCAATATCAATTATTCGGATAAGACCTTAATATACTTCAAGGAAAATGTgttacataacaaaatataagGAGTAACTCTGTAATGATCACGACATCGTATGACAATTTCGAAAGTGTCCCTAGACAATTCAATTTATTGTGTGCTTATTAGCTGTTTCAAATGGTTGtcgagaaaaaaaattaaaattaaactagcAACAATTTagatttaacaaaattttattggtgtgaatttttaaatcgtatcacaaataatttaaaattaaacctAACATAAGttagaatattattttgaaaaataatttttggtaatattattttaaaatttttgaaataatattattttttaaaatcatataGATTGAAGCATTTTGtactatttttgtgtttttttggtTTCTTGTACAAAATATGCTTTTGAGGACTGCACATTGCAGATTCGTGTACTGTCTAATGTGCTCCATTCAATTCCATTTGGCTGTGGCCCCCACCACCTTCCTTTcgatttattatataaattaaaagatcattCTCAAATTatagtaaatttaaaatttcaatattttttttttagaaaaaaaatgactCGTTCACACCGAATCCTAACATATAATTGTTATCAAGCCCTCAAGTAGCATATATGATTTATCGCATacatttgaaaatttgtaatattataagatcatgaatttgattttgcttttatataaaaatgcaCAATCAATTGTGTCTATTCAAGAAATCAAGTTGCATTCGACTCGTAAcgaatatattcatttatttaaagcCACAAAGCAAGTGAATCGTGTGTTTTAAGGAGAGTGAAATAAGTTTAGGACAAAAGTTAATTATAGTCGAGGAACTTCGAATTTCTCgtgttacaaaaatatatatatatatataatttatgttaataaatcaagttatttttattaaatttaaatttaaattaaaatcactCAATAATTCACAAACAAGCTAGGAATtcttaatcataaaaataaaattaactcaattaattcaaCTTTGTTTATTCAAAACCAATCTTACACCAAAGGATTAACatctaatataaaattttagccCCTTGAGGTTGTTTAAATTGGTTCTTATCGTGATTTTAGGATTATTTGGTACAAGTAAGTCTCACTCataatataaacatatttttcaattgAATTCTCGGATATCGAATccaacatttatttaattttatttatttttgtgttggatgattgatattatgtatttgattattgatttgtatatttaattattaattttatatgtgtgtatttgattattttgtgtatttaattattaattttatttatgtgtatatatgattattttgtatatttggttattaatttgtgtatttgattattgattttatgtatgtgtgaaaattatagaaaatgtaaaataaatagaattgaagtttattaaaataaataaatataatagagagtgaaataaaaaagagaatatGGAGTATAGTTGGAATAGATACAACTTTTtaggtaaaataaaaatagggagtgaataatttataatataatagggagTGGGATAATGAGGCGGGTTGGAGGAGCCCACATCTGTTGTCTCCTCCCTTGTCCACTTGGTTGTCCCACCAATGAAAATAAGTCACTTCACTAAATTTATACACATCATCAAATAATGATTATCCCAAATTAATGGTAAAAAACTTAAAGTTCTTCTTCCAAAATTCATTCTGCAATTAACAGAAAAAAACTTATCTCTTCTAAATgaaaaaactcatatattatGTCTAAAAATATTCTATCTGAAATTATTCTTCCCGAAAAACACTCATTTCTTCATCTAGAAGAGAGATTTTTTCCTGTTAATTGCATAATGGATTTTGGAAGAAGAACATTAAATTTTCTACAATTAGTTTGGCATAATCACTGTTTGATAATGTGTATAAATTTAATGAGCTGGCTTTTCATTGGTGGGACAACCAACCCGTCCCCCTGTCCTCTTATTTGTCTCTCCAATTAAAATACATTatgtcaccaaattaatacacattaCCAAATCTAGTGTGATTGATTTTAGTTGCCATGATTGATTGGGATATAATTGGATTGAAGACTATCTATTTGATATCTAATGTGGAATTACAGTGAAAATAcattgtaacatctcgcatcgagtgATAAGAAAGATCGGAACAATTTATCTTGATGGGtttacgtgaacttcccagagGTCACATATTCTTAAGTTTTCTGAGTTCAAACACGCTTAATTCACGAGTTTTTTTGTTTAcatttaacccaaaaaatatCTAGTtggtattattttctttcttacttattATCGATATATATTACCTTTCTTTGgtctcttggggtattacactctcCCCCCTTAAACACATGACATTCTCgttatgcgaccttacaactggtctcagaTTTTCTCCCATTTAGAGGTTGTTATCCTTGAAGGTTGTTAGGAGCCGCTCCTTGTTCAGACCCTCGCGCCCCAGCGCCACTCCTCACCCTCATCgaaccgccttctccaaggatCAACTCTGATATCACCTGTAATatcccgcatcaagcgataAAAAGAATCagaacaatttaccctgatgagtctacacgaactttccatggatcacccatccttaagtttTCACAGTTCAAGTATGCTTAATCTGAGAGTTCTTTGtttacattcagctcaaaagatATCCACCTGGTATTATTTCATTCATtgcttatccttgatatatactatttttttttgggctcTTGGAATATTACATACATAATTTCTTATATGAGTGTGCTGAAACCATTCTTTTTCTGTGCATGTATGTTGCTAAGTTGCCTAAAGGCATAGGCAAAAATGAATGGCAAACAAGAATTCATGTGATTGACCTCACCCAGTGAAATAAaaacttgatatgttgttgttatgcGTATTGGGTGTATGCCTTTTTCCACCTGTTGCATCGATAGGAATTTTTATCATGTACTTTGGGGTTGAATAATTCTTGGATGCTTTATTTTGGGTGTTAGGAAAAAATATGCGtggaatatttttttctttgaacggaaataaaatttctttataaaatttacaagcacaaaagaaattttattgataaaacaaatacaaaaacacTCACAATTTTCGCTTTTGTTTTAGCCACTCTTTAACACAATAAACTTACTAaagtttatttctttctcacactttatttctcttctcttttctgttctttctcttGTTCTTATAAATGCAAATTCATATATCTATTTATAGTAGTCATTTATTTAACCAACTAAATAAGCCAACTCATAGCAAAGTGGTTTCACCTATTTTTCTTAACAACTACTATCAACTCATTTTGCTAACTCATTTTCTTAATAGCTAAGTAAAAATATTCTAGAAGACTTAACTATgaaatttggtttaattttctaAGATTGGGTAATTTATTGAGATCTCGTTTCGTATTATTTTCCCGACAGGAAagcaacttctttttttttctttgattcagACTGTTGTGCTTAAGGTTGGCATGTCATGCCAAGGATGTGTTGGAGCTGTGCAGCGGGTTCTGGGCAAAATGGACGGTCTGTTGTTTGTTCTCTATTTATCTTAATTTGTCTCCTACTATTCACTGAACTCAGGCAGTGCACATATAAAATCACAGCAATTGTCCCTTGAAATTgcaaatatgtattaaattgCAGTTAAAAGAACTTTCGTGGTTAAGTTTATAGTCAGGAATTTACTGTCCATATATGCATAGTTCTCTGTTTTCAGTAAAGAAATCTGATTTACTTTTGCATGCACTTGTGTGTTCCTTTCCAGTGGGAAATTGTCCCAATGGGTTTTAAGGGCAAAGTGCGCACAGCTAGTTCATTACATCTTGGTGCATGTTGAACCTGTATACCCAAAAAGCATATCTATATGCTGATTTTGATTATCTGTTGAAGCCCGTCCTTGTATTTGGTATTTGGTCAACAAGGCAGATAGGAAGAGGTGCATTTgggaagaaaaatatattttttttcatggtATTTGGCTATTGTTTTCTTGTTagtatataaagaaaaattcagTGATGAGCTTTGGCTGGAAATTAGGCTCTGTTTTAGCTGGATATACTGCTGCTATTAAAGAATTGCTCTGATTAATGAGGAAATTCTTCACCCTTCTTTATGCATAAGAATTTCACAGATTTACCTGAATATGggacaacaaaaataaagatggCTCATAAACTGTTAAAATGTTCTTTACTTTGTTCCTCCTCCTTTTCAGGAAAGCTCCTCCACAGTCAACCGTATTGGTTTGTTCGTATTGTAGAGTTACATTGCTCTGCTCTTCAACCATTCAGGTGTGGAATCCTTTGACGTTGACCTGAAGGAGCAGAAAGTGACTGTGAAAGGCAATGTGCAGCCAGAAGCAAGCAGTTCTCCAGACGGTGTCCAAGACCGGGAAGAAAACTTCAATGTGCTCCATTCATATAAATTGAAGCATTTTGtactatttttgtgttttttgggTTTGTTGTAGTACAAAATATGCTTTTGTGTACTGCACATTGCAGATTCTTGTACTGTCCAATGTGCTCCATTCAATTCCATTTGGCTGTGGCCCCAAGTTCCCAACCATCTTGctttcaatttattatataaattaaaagtttattctcaaatttagtaaatataaaattttaatatttttttataaaaaaaaatatgagtcaTTCATGACAAGCTCTAACATATAATTGTTATCAAACTAGACGGCTCATTGCATCCGTTTGGAAGCTTGTGATATTTCAAAGTCgtgaatttaattttgtttgtgtgaGAATACATAATTAATTGTGTTTATTTAAGAGATTAGACTCCATTCAACTCGTATTGAACCTATTTGTTCCCTAAAAATGTAGAGTAAGTGAATTGTGAGTTTTAAAAAGGGTGTAATAAGTTCAGGACGAAGAAAACAA
It contains:
- the LOC127796722 gene encoding uncharacterized protein LOC127796722 isoform X2; protein product: MGKMEWGSSVRELRPLVHLLLPLCVHWIAEEMTVSVLVDVTTRALCPGQSTCSEVIYINGLQQTVVGIFKMVVLPVLGQLADEYGRKPLLIFTVSTTIVPFALLAISETRASVYAYYVLRAISYIISQGSIFCISVAYVADVVNETKRAAMFSWFTGLFSASDVIGNILARFLPESCIFEVSIALLVCAPLYMYVFLVETVEPTPRNDQNSPGFHKILKIIEERYNSMRYAATIVVSSPTLKGMSFVSFFYELGMSGISDVLFYYLKSAFGFNKNQFSELLMMVGIGSIFSQMVVLPLINPLVGEKVILSAALLASIVYALLDGLSWASWVPYLSASFGVIYVLVKPSTYAIISKASSSADQGKAQGFITGVQSIADLLSPLAMSPLTSWFLSSNAPFHCKGFSIVCASLGMVISLCFACMLKLEAVPNSESTGNTENIEEPLLT
- the LOC127796722 gene encoding uncharacterized protein LOC127796722 isoform X3, producing the protein MGKMEWGSSVRELRPLVHLLLPLCVHWIAEEMTVSVLVDVTTGALCPGQSTCSEVIYINGLQQTVVGIFKMVVLPVLGQLADEYGRKPLLIFTVSTTIVPFALLAISETRASVYAYYVLRAISYIISQGSIFCISVAYVADVVNETKRAAMFSWFTGLFSASDVIGNILARFLPESCIFEVSIALLVCAPLYMYVFLVETVEPTPRNDQNSPGFHKILKIIEERYNSMRYAATIVVSSPTLKGMSFVSFFYELGMSGISDVLFYYLKSAFGFNKNQFSELLMMVGIGSIFSQMVVLPLINPLVGEKVILSAALLASIVYALLDGLSWASWVPYLSASFGVIYVLVKPSTYAIISKASSSADQGKAQGFITGVQSIADLLSPLAMSPLTSWFLSSNAPFHCKGFSIVCASLGMVISLCFACMLKLEAVPNSESTGNTENIEEPLLT